The Exiguobacterium mexicanum genome includes a window with the following:
- the trxB gene encoding thioredoxin-disulfide reductase produces MTEEKIYDVIIIGAGPAGMTAALYASRANLSTLMIERGIPGGQMANTEDIENYPGYDSILGPDLSQKMFDHSKAFGAEYAYGDVQSISDETEYKVVHAHNRDYKARAIILASGAQYKKIGVPGEEELGGRGVSYCAVCDGAFFKGKNLFVIGGGDSAVEEGVFLTRFADKVTIVHRRDELRAQKILQKRAFDNPKIDFIWNHTLKEIVEADGKVGGARLVSTVDGTESDHEIDGVFIYIGMNPITGFVKDLGITNEQGYIVTNEAMETKIPGIFAAGDVRDKTLRQVVTATNDGSIAAQNAQHYIEGLLEALHEQNA; encoded by the coding sequence ATGACAGAAGAAAAAATCTATGACGTCATTATCATCGGGGCCGGCCCAGCCGGAATGACGGCGGCACTTTACGCGTCGCGTGCCAACTTATCGACACTTATGATCGAACGCGGTATCCCAGGTGGACAGATGGCGAACACGGAAGATATCGAAAACTATCCGGGCTATGACAGCATCCTCGGCCCAGACTTGTCTCAAAAAATGTTCGACCACTCGAAAGCATTCGGGGCGGAGTACGCTTATGGCGACGTCCAAAGCATCTCGGACGAGACGGAATATAAAGTCGTCCACGCGCACAACCGTGACTATAAAGCACGGGCGATCATCCTCGCTTCTGGCGCACAATACAAGAAAATCGGTGTCCCGGGCGAAGAAGAGCTCGGCGGCCGCGGTGTATCGTATTGTGCGGTCTGTGACGGGGCGTTCTTCAAAGGGAAGAACTTGTTCGTCATCGGCGGCGGCGACTCAGCTGTCGAGGAAGGCGTGTTCTTGACACGTTTTGCTGACAAGGTGACAATCGTTCACCGTCGCGACGAGCTTCGCGCGCAGAAGATTCTTCAAAAACGGGCGTTCGACAATCCGAAAATCGACTTCATCTGGAACCACACGCTCAAAGAGATCGTGGAAGCCGATGGTAAAGTCGGCGGGGCACGTCTCGTCAGCACGGTCGATGGGACCGAGTCGGACCACGAAATCGACGGTGTGTTCATCTATATTGGTATGAACCCGATCACTGGTTTCGTCAAAGACCTCGGCATCACGAACGAGCAAGGCTATATCGTCACGAACGAAGCGATGGAGACGAAGATCCCAGGGATTTTCGCAGCCGGCGACGTACGCGACAAGACGCTCCGTCAAGTCGTCACCGCGACGAACGACGGATCGATTGCCGCTCAAAACGCGCAACACTATATCGAGGGGCTCCTCGAGGCGTTGCACGAACAAAACGCGTGA
- the rapZ gene encoding RNase adapter RapZ encodes MEDFKGLEELIIISGMSGAGKSVAMNSFEDLGYFCVDNLPPVLLPQLIDVISSVRPKIAVAIDTRTRDFIDSLFIVIDDLEQKNVHPHLLYLDTRDEVLVRRYKETRRSHPLAPEDAPLVGIGMERSLLEGFRDRAHTLYDTSDLKPQMLKDRILLQFNEERIPFTVNFMSFGFKHGVPLDIDLLFDVRFITNPFYIPELRPLTGQTEEVQNYVMSHPEARAFYKKLIDMLEFLLPQYKREGKTQVVVAFGCTGGKHRSITFAEKVSAHFAERYNVKTVHRDLAHATKEK; translated from the coding sequence ATGGAAGACTTTAAAGGATTAGAAGAATTGATCATCATCAGCGGGATGAGCGGGGCCGGGAAATCGGTCGCAATGAATAGTTTTGAGGATCTCGGCTATTTTTGCGTCGATAACTTGCCGCCGGTGCTCTTGCCGCAATTGATTGATGTCATCAGCTCGGTCCGGCCGAAGATCGCCGTCGCGATCGACACACGGACGCGCGACTTCATCGACAGCCTGTTCATCGTCATCGACGACTTGGAACAGAAGAACGTGCACCCGCATTTGTTGTATCTCGACACACGGGACGAAGTGCTCGTGCGCCGCTACAAGGAGACGCGCCGGTCACATCCGCTCGCCCCGGAAGACGCGCCGCTCGTCGGAATCGGGATGGAGCGCTCGTTGCTCGAAGGGTTCCGTGACCGGGCCCATACGCTCTACGATACGAGCGACTTGAAGCCGCAGATGCTCAAAGACCGCATCTTGCTCCAGTTCAACGAGGAACGGATCCCGTTCACGGTCAACTTCATGTCGTTCGGGTTCAAACACGGCGTCCCGCTCGACATCGACCTGTTGTTCGACGTCCGCTTCATCACGAACCCGTTCTATATCCCGGAACTCCGTCCGCTCACCGGGCAGACGGAAGAAGTCCAGAATTACGTCATGTCGCACCCCGAGGCGCGGGCGTTCTATAAAAAACTGATCGACATGCTCGAATTCCTGTTGCCGCAGTACAAGCGCGAAGGGAAGACGCAAGTCGTCGTCGCCTTCGGCTGTACGGGCGGGAAGCACCGTTCGATCACGTTCGCCGAGAAAGTGTCGGCCCATTTCGCCGAACGCTATAACGTCAAAACCGTCCATCGCGATCTCGCGCATGCGACGAAGGAGAAATAA
- a CDS encoding gluconeogenesis factor YvcK family protein, giving the protein MRRDRKVVAIGGGTGLSTLVRGLKHYPLDITAIVTVGDDGGSSGRLRDEFHMLPPGDIRNVILALSEVEPLMDKILQYRFDSGYGLEGHSLGNLMLTAATHICEGSFVKAVDVLSQLLNAQGKVLPVTETLMTLAAEFEDGTIVKGESKIPLVEKQIKRLFLLEEGIKPAAGVVEAIEDADLIVLGPGSLYTSIIPNLLIPEVRDAIVRSKKPVVYICNVMTQPGETKGYDAMKHLKSIEAYLGKSTVDTIVVNNEPIEDIYLERYLEDGSEEVRFDRKKLRNYGTNVLAGDIVDYNRDYIRHDSDAIAGLVMQRVLRIKKPRSFQELELK; this is encoded by the coding sequence ATGAGACGCGATAGAAAAGTGGTGGCCATCGGTGGAGGGACGGGCCTCTCGACGCTCGTCCGGGGCTTGAAGCATTATCCGCTCGACATCACGGCCATCGTCACGGTCGGGGACGACGGGGGCAGCTCGGGGCGCCTCCGTGACGAGTTCCATATGTTACCGCCGGGCGACATCCGGAACGTCATCCTCGCCTTGTCCGAGGTCGAGCCACTCATGGACAAGATTTTGCAATATCGGTTCGACAGCGGTTACGGGCTCGAAGGGCACTCGCTCGGCAACCTCATGTTGACGGCGGCGACGCATATCTGCGAAGGCTCGTTCGTCAAGGCGGTCGACGTCTTGTCGCAGCTGTTGAACGCCCAAGGCAAGGTGCTCCCGGTGACGGAGACACTCATGACGCTCGCCGCCGAGTTCGAGGACGGGACGATCGTCAAAGGTGAATCAAAGATCCCGCTCGTCGAGAAACAAATCAAGCGCCTGTTCTTGCTCGAGGAAGGTATCAAGCCGGCGGCTGGTGTCGTCGAGGCGATCGAGGACGCCGATCTGATCGTGCTCGGTCCAGGGAGCTTGTATACGAGCATCATCCCGAACCTCTTGATTCCAGAAGTGCGTGACGCCATCGTCCGCTCCAAGAAACCGGTCGTTTACATCTGCAACGTCATGACGCAGCCCGGTGAGACGAAAGGGTACGACGCGATGAAACATTTGAAATCGATCGAGGCGTATCTCGGCAAGTCGACGGTCGACACGATCGTCGTCAACAACGAGCCAATCGAGGACATCTATTTAGAGCGTTACCTCGAGGACGGCTCGGAAGAAGTCCGCTTCGATCGGAAGAAGCTTCGAAATTACGGCACGAACGTGCTCGCGGGGGACATCGTCGACTATAACCGTGACTATATCCGCCACGACTCGGACGCCATCGCAGGACTCGTCATGCAACGTGTCCTGCGCATCAAGAAACCACGCTCGTTCCAAGAACTTGAGCTGAAATAA
- the whiA gene encoding DNA-binding protein WhiA, with amino-acid sequence MSFASDVKKELTQLVVTDAEAKAELSALVRMNGVISLALGRGMTLDVSTENAAIARRIYSLMKRLYDHHLDLFVRKKMRLKKNNVYIVRVAQRAETMLRDLEILGENYEMIRTLNSDMTRDENLARAYLRGSFLAGGSINHPKTSSYHLEVYSLYENHNQALRDLANRFGLNAKTLERKKGHILYIKESEKISDFLKLIGATRGMLDFEDARIIKDMRNSVNRLVNCETANLNKTVGAALRQVENIKFLERTVGLEILPVKLREIAELRVTHQDVSLQELGEMLETGPISKSGINHRLRKIDQIADKVRNGEEISSS; translated from the coding sequence ATGAGCTTTGCCTCTGACGTCAAAAAAGAATTGACGCAACTCGTCGTGACCGATGCCGAGGCGAAAGCGGAACTATCCGCGCTCGTCCGGATGAACGGCGTCATCTCGCTCGCTTTAGGGCGAGGGATGACGCTCGACGTCTCGACTGAGAACGCCGCCATCGCACGTCGAATCTATTCCCTCATGAAACGGCTGTACGACCATCATCTCGATTTGTTCGTACGGAAGAAAATGCGGTTGAAGAAGAACAACGTCTATATCGTCCGGGTCGCCCAGCGTGCCGAGACGATGCTTCGAGACCTTGAAATCCTCGGGGAGAACTACGAGATGATCCGCACACTCAACTCGGACATGACACGTGACGAGAACCTCGCCCGTGCCTATTTACGCGGGTCGTTCCTTGCCGGCGGGTCAATCAACCATCCGAAGACGTCGTCGTATCACCTCGAGGTGTACAGCCTGTACGAGAACCATAACCAGGCGCTCCGTGACCTCGCCAACCGCTTCGGCTTGAACGCGAAAACGCTCGAGCGGAAGAAAGGGCACATCCTCTATATCAAAGAGAGTGAAAAGATCTCGGACTTCCTGAAACTCATCGGGGCGACGCGCGGCATGCTCGACTTCGAGGACGCGCGTATCATCAAAGACATGCGCAACTCGGTCAACCGGCTCGTCAACTGTGAGACGGCGAACTTGAACAAGACTGTCGGGGCGGCGCTCCGCCAAGTCGAGAACATCAAGTTCCTCGAGCGCACGGTCGGGCTTGAAATCTTACCGGTCAAACTCCGGGAAATCGCCGAGCTCCGGGTCACCCATCAAGACGTCTCGCTCCAAGAACTCGGCGAGATGCTCGAGACGGGACCGATCTCGAAATCGGGGATCAACCATCGGCTCCGCAAGATCGACCAGATCGCGGACAAGGTGCGAAACGGTGAAGAAATCAGCTCATCGTGA
- a CDS encoding DUF2179 domain-containing protein — translation MGQILLILVLQLVYVPVLTLRTIMLVKGKTMIAGLFGTLETLIYIFALGIVFQDLTTLGMIVYAVGFGLGILVGGYVERKLAIGYNMIQVHTQEFPAELIQKMRDSGYGVTHYQGQGRDGIRYRLDVLAARTRMKDLRQMVEEYEPKAFLVAFDPIDFKGGYMMKGLRRPK, via the coding sequence ATGGGGCAAATCTTGCTCATCCTAGTATTACAACTCGTCTACGTACCGGTGCTGACGCTTCGGACCATCATGCTCGTCAAAGGAAAAACGATGATTGCGGGGCTGTTCGGGACGCTTGAGACGCTAATCTATATCTTCGCGCTCGGGATCGTGTTCCAAGATTTGACGACGCTCGGCATGATCGTCTATGCGGTCGGATTCGGGCTCGGGATTCTCGTCGGCGGTTACGTCGAGCGTAAGCTTGCCATCGGCTACAACATGATCCAAGTCCACACACAAGAGTTCCCGGCCGAGCTCATCCAAAAGATGCGCGACAGCGGTTATGGTGTGACGCACTACCAAGGTCAGGGACGTGACGGCATCCGATATCGTCTCGACGTCTTGGCGGCACGGACACGGATGAAAGATTTGCGGCAAATGGTCGAGGAGTATGAGCCGAAGGCGTTCCTCGTCGCATTCGATCCGATCGACTTTAAAGGCGGCTATATGATGAAAGGGCTCCGACGCCCGAAATGA
- a CDS encoding MerR family transcriptional regulator: protein MIQIGKVVHLTGLSTKAIKWYEAKGLVRPTRLDNQYRLYGMEEIRRLNEIKLLRQMGISLEQIQTAKSVSEVLDSRLDEVQREIEALRQVEQQIKWMQTGGDSMKVRYEMWDRPKIVNGYVSELTTIPFVWEKLQPELTTDESYGVCLAKEEAYLAGMTDPVIGEEGRQVELSAGRYLVATVEGGIPAIPTTYNQLLALPDVTLRDALDFERYIHGQDGADDLIEIWLPVQ from the coding sequence ATGATTCAAATCGGAAAAGTGGTCCATCTAACGGGGTTGTCCACTAAAGCAATCAAATGGTATGAAGCGAAAGGACTCGTCCGACCGACTCGTTTAGATAATCAGTATCGGTTATACGGGATGGAAGAAATAAGACGCCTGAACGAAATCAAGTTACTACGCCAAATGGGTATCTCGCTCGAACAAATTCAGACGGCAAAAAGTGTGAGCGAGGTACTCGACAGCAGACTTGATGAGGTTCAACGCGAAATCGAGGCGTTGCGACAAGTCGAGCAACAAATCAAATGGATGCAAACAGGGGGAGATTCAATGAAAGTACGTTATGAGATGTGGGACCGACCGAAAATCGTAAACGGTTATGTATCCGAACTCACCACAATCCCATTCGTTTGGGAAAAACTGCAACCAGAGCTGACGACAGACGAATCATATGGCGTCTGTTTAGCGAAAGAAGAAGCTTATCTAGCAGGGATGACTGATCCTGTCATAGGAGAAGAGGGAAGACAGGTTGAACTGTCGGCAGGACGTTACCTTGTCGCCACGGTCGAAGGCGGAATCCCGGCCATCCCCACGACGTATAATCAACTTCTAGCGTTGCCGGATGTAACGTTGCGGGATGCACTCGATTTTGAGCGCTACATTCATGGGCAAGACGGAGCTGACGATTTGATTGAAATTTGGTTACCTGTCCAATAA
- the clpP gene encoding ATP-dependent Clp endopeptidase proteolytic subunit ClpP yields MLIPTVIEQTGRGERAYDIYSRLLKDRIILLGSAIDDNVANSIVAQLLFLAAEDPDKDISLYINSPGGSITSGMAIYDTMNFIKPNVSTICIGMAASMGAFLLQAGEKGKRFALPNAEIMIHQPLGGTQGQASDIKIHAERIIKMREKLNQIMADNTGQPLEVIERDTERDYFMSAEQAKDYGLIDKVMTR; encoded by the coding sequence ATGTTAATTCCAACAGTTATCGAACAAACAGGTCGCGGGGAACGCGCGTACGATATTTACTCACGCTTGCTCAAGGACCGCATCATCTTGCTCGGAAGTGCGATCGACGACAACGTCGCCAACTCGATCGTTGCCCAGCTCCTCTTCCTTGCAGCCGAGGACCCAGATAAGGACATCTCACTTTACATCAACAGCCCGGGTGGTTCGATCACTTCCGGAATGGCGATTTATGACACGATGAACTTCATCAAACCGAACGTGTCGACGATTTGTATCGGAATGGCCGCATCGATGGGTGCCTTCTTGCTCCAAGCCGGTGAAAAAGGCAAACGCTTCGCGCTTCCAAACGCGGAGATCATGATTCACCAACCGCTCGGCGGTACGCAAGGTCAAGCATCGGACATCAAGATCCATGCTGAACGCATCATCAAAATGCGCGAGAAATTGAACCAAATCATGGCCGACAACACAGGCCAGCCGCTTGAAGTCATCGAGCGCGACACAGAGCGCGACTACTTCATGTCAGCTGAACAAGCGAAAGACTACGGTCTCATCGACAAGGTCATGACTCGTTAA
- a CDS encoding Fis family transcriptional regulator: MQRQEQQQLQKQQQQLTQDMVRRLPVLEADRTAIAFQLGRLSKRNPNIAIGSGAVEWVEDTASGFESRLFEQIEEGSGNEAQRMLQKRLVLALDHRGLLPDSDFVLAHRFEVDVADIEAARQALLFLEPTGIGAKNERDCQYRHAIEHDDPLVLDVFEALDANVDDIPGRLDISVAEFDRVTRIVATLPKTPILYEGTEHIIPELEVVRRDDELVTTWFSPTLDATRIGDDREAKWWHETLEMRNATLHSVWTVIAERQADWLDGKHVLHPLTRKEVAERIGKHESTVGRAIQGKYVATEGGVMAWRHFFVRSTEHGQSPFMVKKALAELIQQETSPLSDAALMRELARLGYTVTRRTVANYREALGFGNSRERERQLWKGGD, translated from the coding sequence ATGCAACGCCAAGAACAACAGCAACTTCAAAAGCAACAGCAACAGCTGACCCAGGACATGGTCAGGCGTCTGCCGGTTCTCGAAGCAGACCGGACCGCGATCGCTTTTCAGCTTGGCCGTTTGTCAAAGCGGAACCCGAACATCGCCATCGGCAGCGGCGCGGTCGAATGGGTGGAGGACACGGCGAGCGGATTCGAGTCGCGTCTGTTCGAACAGATCGAGGAAGGAAGTGGGAACGAGGCCCAACGTATGCTTCAAAAGCGGCTCGTCCTCGCGCTAGACCATCGTGGCCTCTTGCCTGATAGTGACTTCGTGCTCGCCCATCGATTCGAGGTCGATGTGGCGGACATTGAGGCGGCACGCCAGGCACTCTTGTTTTTAGAACCGACGGGGATCGGGGCGAAGAATGAGCGGGACTGCCAATACCGGCATGCGATTGAACATGACGACCCGCTCGTCTTGGACGTATTCGAGGCGCTCGACGCGAACGTTGATGACATCCCGGGGCGACTCGACATCTCGGTGGCCGAGTTCGACCGGGTGACCCGTATCGTGGCGACGTTACCAAAAACACCAATATTATATGAAGGAACCGAGCATATCATCCCGGAACTCGAAGTCGTCCGGCGTGACGATGAGCTTGTGACGACATGGTTCAGCCCAACGCTCGATGCGACTCGGATCGGGGACGACCGCGAGGCAAAGTGGTGGCACGAGACGCTCGAGATGCGGAACGCGACGCTTCATTCGGTATGGACGGTCATCGCGGAACGTCAGGCGGACTGGCTCGACGGCAAGCACGTCTTGCATCCGTTGACGCGGAAAGAAGTCGCCGAGCGGATCGGCAAGCACGAGTCGACCGTCGGACGGGCCATCCAAGGAAAGTATGTGGCGACCGAAGGCGGGGTCATGGCGTGGCGCCACTTTTTCGTCAGGTCCACGGAGCACGGGCAATCGCCGTTCATGGTGAAGAAGGCGCTCGCCGAACTGATTCAACAAGAGACGTCACCTTTGAGTGACGCCGCGCTCATGCGAGAGTTGGCCCGGCTCGGTTATACGGTGACACGACGGACCGTGGCGAACTATCGGGAGGCGCTCGGTTTTGGGAACTCGCGGGAGCGGGAACGACAACTATGGAAAGGAGGGGACTGA
- a CDS encoding glutaredoxin family protein, with translation MVLTLYRRANCSLCEEALVMLEWLMEDYPFELEQVDITGNEELEAKYLFEIPVVLHEGRVISQGRYDDSKVEDFVKYTLTSKKNV, from the coding sequence ATGGTGCTGACGTTATACCGGCGTGCCAACTGTTCGCTCTGCGAGGAGGCGCTCGTCATGCTCGAATGGCTCATGGAAGACTATCCGTTCGAACTTGAACAGGTCGACATCACGGGCAACGAAGAACTCGAGGCGAAGTACTTGTTTGAAATCCCCGTCGTCTTACACGAGGGGCGCGTCATTAGTCAAGGGCGATACGATGACAGTAAAGTTGAAGATTTTGTTAAGTATACGCTTACATCGAAAAAAAACGTTTGA
- a CDS encoding sugar-binding transcriptional regulator, whose translation MQQLIQVQKQIVPDMLDTLRHRYDILHYVRLMQPIGRRTLATSLGLTERILRREVDFLKDQGLLMVATQGISLTESGRNVLRDLHEVMGEILGISEVARELERKLGVRQVVIVPGDSDETFWVQRDIGRAAVTQLKARLAPDDNIIAVTGGTTMASVAAMMSPDKKERPMHFVPARGGLGETLELQANTVCSRMADRAHADYHLLHIPDEVSQETFERMVEEPSIKNVLEMIRAARIVVHGIGEAETMAKRRHASPEHLRMIERHDAVAEAFGYYFNAEGEIVHRVKTVGIQLEELDDMDTVIAVAGGKSKAQAIAAYAKHTPNIILVTDEGAATELLNRY comes from the coding sequence ATCCAGCAGCTGATTCAAGTTCAGAAGCAAATCGTTCCCGACATGCTCGATACGCTCCGACATCGTTACGACATCTTACATTACGTCCGGTTGATGCAGCCAATCGGCCGCCGGACACTCGCCACAAGCCTCGGGCTGACGGAACGAATCCTAAGACGAGAAGTCGACTTTTTGAAAGACCAAGGTCTATTGATGGTCGCTACTCAAGGTATTTCCCTTACGGAATCGGGCCGAAACGTTCTCCGGGACTTGCACGAGGTCATGGGAGAGATCCTAGGCATCTCGGAAGTCGCACGAGAACTCGAGCGAAAACTAGGCGTTCGCCAAGTCGTCATCGTACCGGGTGATTCCGACGAGACGTTCTGGGTCCAGCGAGATATCGGTCGGGCCGCCGTCACGCAGCTGAAAGCGCGACTGGCACCTGACGACAATATCATCGCGGTCACAGGCGGGACGACGATGGCATCGGTTGCGGCCATGATGTCGCCCGATAAAAAAGAACGGCCGATGCATTTCGTGCCGGCACGCGGCGGACTCGGAGAGACGCTTGAGTTACAGGCGAACACCGTCTGTTCTCGAATGGCCGACCGGGCCCATGCCGACTATCATTTACTCCACATTCCGGACGAGGTTTCGCAAGAGACGTTCGAGCGGATGGTGGAGGAACCTAGCATAAAAAATGTCCTGGAAATGATTAGAGCGGCGCGAATTGTGGTACATGGAATTGGTGAGGCGGAAACGATGGCGAAACGCCGTCACGCGTCACCAGAGCATTTGCGGATGATCGAACGGCATGATGCCGTCGCCGAGGCGTTCGGATATTACTTCAACGCCGAAGGTGAAATCGTTCATCGGGTCAAGACGGTCGGGATCCAATTAGAGGAGCTCGACGACATGGACACCGTCATCGCGGTCGCCGGAGGGAAATCGAAGGCACAAGCGATTGCCGCATATGCGAAACACACGCCGAACATCATCCTCGTCACAGACGAAGGTGCGGCGACAGAATTATTAAATCGTTATTAA
- the gap gene encoding type I glyceraldehyde-3-phosphate dehydrogenase, which produces MAVKVGINGFGRIGRLAFREIIKNEGIEVVAINDLTDTKMLAHLLKYDTTQGRFDGEVEVHDDHFLVNGEKVVTLANRNPEELPWGELGVDIVLECTGFFTAKEKAELHLKAGAKKVVISAPATGDMKTVVYNTNHDILDGTETVISGASCTTNCLAPMAKVLQDQFGIVEGLMTTIHAYTGDQNTLDAPHPKGDFRRARAAAANIVPNTTGAAKAIGLVIPELQGKLDGAAQRVPVATGSLTELVTVLEKTVSVDEINAAMKKAANESFGYTEDEIVSSDIVGITYGSLFDATQTKVMTVGDKQLVKTVSWYDNEMSYTAQLVRTLKHFAEIAK; this is translated from the coding sequence ATGGCAGTAAAAGTTGGTATTAACGGATTTGGACGTATTGGTCGTTTGGCATTCCGCGAGATCATCAAAAACGAAGGAATCGAAGTTGTTGCAATCAACGACTTGACTGACACGAAGATGCTCGCTCACCTTCTCAAGTATGACACGACACAAGGTCGTTTCGACGGAGAAGTAGAAGTACACGACGATCACTTCCTCGTAAACGGCGAGAAAGTCGTTACACTTGCTAACCGCAACCCAGAAGAACTTCCATGGGGCGAGCTCGGTGTTGACATCGTTCTCGAATGTACTGGTTTCTTCACAGCAAAAGAAAAAGCGGAGCTTCACTTGAAAGCTGGCGCGAAAAAAGTTGTGATCTCGGCTCCGGCTACAGGTGACATGAAGACTGTTGTTTACAACACAAACCACGACATCCTTGATGGTACTGAGACAGTAATCTCTGGTGCTTCTTGTACGACAAACTGCTTGGCGCCAATGGCGAAAGTTCTCCAAGACCAGTTCGGAATCGTTGAAGGTCTCATGACAACAATCCACGCTTACACAGGCGACCAAAACACGCTTGACGCTCCACACCCGAAAGGCGACTTCCGTCGTGCACGTGCGGCAGCAGCAAACATCGTACCAAACACAACTGGTGCGGCTAAAGCGATCGGCCTCGTTATCCCAGAACTTCAAGGTAAACTTGACGGTGCGGCACAACGTGTACCAGTTGCTACAGGTTCACTCACAGAGCTCGTAACAGTTCTTGAGAAAACTGTATCTGTTGACGAAATCAACGCAGCAATGAAAAAAGCAGCGAACGAGTCATTCGGTTACACTGAAGACGAAATCGTATCTTCTGACATCGTCGGAATCACTTACGGTTCACTCTTCGATGCGACACAAACTAAAGTAATGACAGTTGGCGACAAGCAACTCGTTAAGACAGTTTCTTGGTACGACAACGAAATGTCTTACACTGCACAATTGGTTCGCACACTCAAGCACTTCGCTGAAATCGCGAAGTAA
- a CDS encoding phosphoglycerate kinase, producing MNKQSIRDIDVKGKRVFCRVDFNVPLKDRVIQDETRIQAALPTIKHLIDGGAKVILASHLGRPKGEKNLEYSLAPVAKRLAELLGKDVPLVEEAYGPVAEEAVSKLGEGDVVVLENVRFYPGETKNDPELAKGFAALADIFVNDAFGAAHRAHASTEGIAQNVDHAVAGLLMEKELEVLGKALSNPDRPFTAIIGGSKVADKIGVIDHLLDIVDTLIIGGGLSYTFSKALGHEVGTSLLEEDKLDLARQFMKKAEDKGVKFLMPVDCVIAKEFGEETYVGPVDIDSIPADHMGLDIGPKTVEIYAEAIRESKLVVWNGPMGVFELDKYANGTKGVAQALADSDAYSIIGGGDSAAAAAKFGLADQMSHISTGGGASLEFMEGKKLPGVEALNDK from the coding sequence ATGAACAAACAGTCTATTCGTGACATCGATGTAAAAGGGAAACGCGTCTTTTGCCGCGTTGACTTCAACGTTCCACTCAAAGATCGCGTCATTCAAGATGAAACGCGGATCCAAGCGGCTCTTCCGACGATCAAACACTTGATCGACGGCGGTGCGAAAGTCATTTTGGCGAGCCACCTCGGCCGTCCAAAAGGCGAGAAGAACCTCGAGTACTCACTCGCACCGGTCGCTAAACGTCTCGCTGAACTTCTCGGCAAAGATGTACCCCTCGTTGAAGAGGCGTACGGTCCAGTCGCAGAAGAAGCCGTTTCAAAACTTGGTGAAGGTGACGTCGTCGTTCTCGAGAACGTCCGTTTCTACCCTGGTGAAACGAAAAACGATCCAGAACTCGCGAAAGGTTTCGCGGCACTCGCTGATATCTTCGTCAACGATGCGTTCGGTGCGGCTCACCGTGCCCACGCTTCAACAGAAGGTATCGCGCAAAACGTGGACCACGCGGTGGCTGGTCTCTTGATGGAGAAAGAACTTGAAGTCCTCGGGAAGGCACTCTCGAACCCGGACCGTCCGTTCACGGCGATCATCGGCGGATCGAAAGTTGCTGACAAGATTGGGGTCATCGACCACCTTCTTGACATCGTTGACACACTCATCATCGGTGGCGGTCTCTCGTACACGTTCTCGAAAGCACTCGGGCACGAAGTCGGAACGTCACTCCTTGAAGAAGACAAGCTCGACCTCGCTCGTCAGTTCATGAAAAAAGCAGAAGACAAAGGCGTGAAGTTCTTGATGCCGGTCGACTGTGTCATTGCGAAAGAATTCGGCGAAGAGACATACGTCGGACCAGTCGATATCGACTCGATCCCTGCGGATCACATGGGTCTTGATATCGGACCGAAGACAGTCGAAATTTACGCGGAAGCGATTCGCGAATCGAAACTTGTCGTTTGGAACGGACCGATGGGCGTATTCGAACTCGATAAGTACGCTAACGGAACGAAAGGTGTCGCTCAAGCACTCGCAGACAGCGACGCATACTCAATCATCGGTGGTGGTGACTCAGCCGCGGCAGCAGCCAAGTTTGGCCTTGCTGACCAAATGAGCCACATCTCGACTGGTGGCGGCGCTTCACTCGAATTCATGGAAGGCAAGAAACTTCCAGGCGTCGAAGCGTTGAACGACAAGTAA